ATTTCAGCGATAAATTTTTGAGTAAGCGCGATCGCCCCTTCAAAAGTAATATTTTTGTCAGCAATTAAATTCATCCTAAAAACCCTAAGCAATACAAGATAGAAAACCCTTTCTCAAACCCTCTTCATCAAGATTACGCCCAATGAAAACCAACTCACTACGACGCTTTTCCTCGGGTTTCCAAGGGCGATCTATTGTACCATCAAAAATCATGTGTACCCCTTGAAAAACCAAACGCTGATCCATACCCTGACCATTGATAATACCCTTCATACGAAATATATCAACCCCTTGGGTGCGTAAAACTTCCCCTATCCAACTTTTTAGCTTATTCGTATCAATGGGTTTTTCTTCCACCATAGCAATAGAATAAACCGAATTATCATGCTCATGGGCTTCCTCTCCCAAAAATTCAGGATCAACCTCCAAAGCATTACTCAAATCAAAGGCTTTCACCCCCAAAATTTTATCCATCTCCACCGCACTATTTTGAGTATGATAAATCTTCGCCATTCGATTCATACCCTTAATCTTGGCTTCCAACTCCTTCAACTCCTCAGCAGAAACCAAATCAGTTTTATTGAGCAAAATTATATCAGCAAAGGCAATTTGTTCCTCCGCCTCGTGCGCATCCCAATGCTGTTGAATGTGTTTAGCGTCAATTACTGTCACTACCGCATCAAGTAATAATTTCTCCTGCATATCCTCATCCACAAAGAACGTTTGTATCACAGGGGCAGGATCTGCCAAACCAGTAGTTTCAATGACAATATGATCAAATTTATGGCGACGTTTCATTAAATTACCGATAATGCGAATCAAATCCCCTCGCACGGTGCAACAAATACAACCGTTATTCATTTCAAAGATTTCCTCATCAGCATCTATCACCAACTGATTATCGATGCCTACCTCGCCATACTCATTAACAATTACCGCAACTTTTTTGCCATGTTCATGGGTAAGGATACGATTTAGTAATGTGGTTTTTCCTGCCCCCAAATATCCTGTTAATACCGTTACAGGAATTGTCGAATTACTTGCCATAGCAACCATAATTAAAAAAATCTCTCATTAAACTACTTTTCATTATAATCAAGTTCTCTGTTGTCCTTGTCAAGGGAAAATCACACTAAAAACAAACTCAAAAATTATGTTATCTTAAAATAGTAGGGTACTATAAAATAATCCCTTAAACTCAGTACCTATAAACAGGGAAAAGAAACCAAAAAATAAATTCGTAAGTTACACTTTTCCTTAACATTTTTTATAACCAATTACCATAACAATAAATGAATAATTGGTTAATAATATAACTTATATTTATGTAAACTATTTACACAAACTAGAACTGATGAATAACGAAACATTATCTACCGCCCGTGGGTCTGAAAAAGTAGAGCTTTCCCTTCACCTTGATTCCGATTTGGTGGAAAAAATCAAGCACTTGAGTAATGATCCTAGTAGAATAGTAGAAACGGCCTTAAAAGAGTGGTTGAAGGGGGAAAGACAGCAGGATGATGATTTGACCCGTAGTTTAAGACGTAATCCTCCCGTACCTCCTAGGGGAGAATGGAATGATTAAGGGCAAAAACCCATTTGGTGATGATGACATTGCATTAGGTACGAATATATTTGTACACTTAAATGATTTGTCTGATAGGATTAAATAAATATCTCTCGGTAGGTCTGAAAATTAACTAAATAAAGATTATTTTATTAGTAAACTTATACCTTTAATTTTAATAATATTTTTAGTTTTTGCCCCTAATTTACTGGCGAGGGAATCAATGATTTTCTAATTACAATTGGCGACATCACTGATGATGATAGTAGACAAAATCGAATACAACTGTCGGGATATATCTACGTTGGGAGCGGAGTTAGTCTTTACTCAGGATCAAGAGGGGAATTATATTTCTTTTTTTTGGCAACCTACCGAAGACATATCATTGAGTTATAATAATCCGCCCTCCCATAATTGTATTGATTTTTTGTGTCCTTTACCTCTTGCCCCCTATTTAGAAAGAATCAGGCGGGTAATGGCAAGGCGCATTCCTGAACAGTGTCATTATATTTTGAACTACAGGGGCAAAGATTTTCCCTTTGAATTGATCATAAGTCCTATCATTGATCCTTATGGAGAGGTAAATCGGGTATTGGTCATGGGACACCGTTTACAATTTGAGGAGTTGGCTTTGACTTCTCCATCATCCCTACCGACTAATCCTGACCCTTTTCAGCAGGTTTTGACTCGTATTGCCCGTAACATCCGCAGTACCCTTGATCTCGATACCATTGGCAAACAAACCGTAGATAGCATTGGGGAGGCTCTACAGGTTTCTCGTTGTTTATTGTTGGTGCCTTCTCCCCAAGCCGAGGTGGTGTTGGTAAAGGCGGAGTATTGCCTTCCTGCTTATGAGAGTATGTTGGGCTGTACTTTTGATGTGGACAAGCATCTTTGCTTACAAGAGGCTCTTAGTTCTCAAAAACCTTGTGCCTATCATGATTTTCAGTTTAATGGGTTTCAATGTCAGTCAAGCCTTGTGGTGGGTACTTTTTATCAAAAAGAATTTAATAGTATTCTTGTACTTCATCAGTGCGATCGCCCCCGGCATTGGAACGTGGGAGAAGTAGAATTAATCCAAGAATTAGCAGATCAAGTGGGAACGGCGATCGCCCATGCTACCATTTATAAGAAACTAGAAGAAGCCAACCAAGAAGCAGAAGAAGCCTCAAGACTAAAAAGCGAATTTTTAGCCAGTACCAGCCATGAATTGAGAACACCCCTTAACGGAATGCTAGGATTTCTCCAACTGGTATTAGACGACATGGCAGACACCAAAGAAGAAGAAAGAGAATTTATCTCCCAAGCCTATAACTCAGCCCTCCACCTACTCAACCTGATCAACGATATTCTTGACATTGCCAGAATAGAAGCCAACAAAATTGAATTTAAATTTGAACAAATATCCCTCAACCAAATCTGCGAAGAAGTCGCCAAATTTGCCCATAATCAAGCAGTGAGAAAAAAAATAGACTTCAACATAAACCTACCACCTACCTACGACCCCATTATCATCTATTCCGACTACCAAAGACTACTACAAATAATGTTTAACCTCGTCGGTAACTCCCTCAAATTCACCCACCAAGGAAGTATATCCATCAGTGCAGAAATTATCTCCAAACCCCTCGAATTTAGAGACGAACAACTGCCCGGATTTGTCAAAATTAGCGTCGAAGATACAGGAATCGGCGTATCCCTAGAAAAACAAGACAATTTATTTGAAAAATTTTATCAAGTAGATGGCTCTCGTACCAAAGCCTACGGCGGCACAGGATTAGGACTTGCCATATCCAAAAGACTCATTGAAACCATGGGAGGTAAAATATCCTTTTATAGCATGGGAGAAGACTTAGGCTCCACCGTCACCCTTACCGTACCATTGATGCAACTACCTATTATCAAAGAATAAACATATATGGAAATCAACGAATTTATTGATCGTTTCACCGCAGGAGAAACAGACTTTTCCAACTCCGTTTTAGCAGGAATAGACCTAGCAGGAGTAGATCTCATCGGAGTTACCCTCGATAACGCCAACCTACAAAAATCAAACTTTACCTTTAGCTACCTTAGTCGTGGTAACTTTCACCGTGCCAACCTTGTAGAAAGCAATTTTAGCGGTGCCAACCTCAATCAGGCCAATTTTCGTTCCGCCAATCTGCACCGTACCGAATTCCATGGTGCCATTTTACAAAAAGCCGACTTTAGAGGAAGTCAATTAACCCTTGCCAACCTTCTCGATGCCAACCTCATCGAAGCAGACTTTAGAAACGCAGACTTAAATAACGCCAACCTAAAAGGAGCCTGTTTACGGGGAGCAAATTTAAGACAAGAAAAACGAGGAAATCCAGTCAACCTCATTGGTGCCAACTTAGATAAAGCCGATTTGAGAGGCTCCGATTTGAGAGGGGCAAACCTTCGGGGTGCTAGTTTAATCGGTACCAACCTAAGAGATGTTAACTTAAGGGGCGCTGATTTGACAGGGGCAAACCTAACCGAAGCCAACCTCAACGGTGCTTTTTTGACCGATGCCGAATGCACAGGGGCAAAATTTATCGGAGCCAATTTATCCAACGCCAAAATGGAAAGGGCAAATATGACCGATGCCGAATTAACCATGGTTAATATGGATAGTGCCTCCATGCCCGAAGCGAAATTCATTCGAGCCAATTTAGTTCAAGCTAACATGACTTTTGCTCGGATGAATAGAGCCGATTTTAGTCGCTCCAATCTTTACGGTGCCATTTTACGTAACGCTTCTTTGATGGAGGTATTTTTTGCCCGTACCAATTTAAGCTCCGCCGACATGAGTAACGCCAACTTAATTGGTGCTGATTTGAGTAGTGCGAATATTCTCAGCGTTAATTTTGAGGGTGCTATTATGCCCGACGGTCAAGTTTATCATTAAACTCCTGACCCACATGGTGGAACAATTTACCGTCATGGTGTCGTCATAAGGTACAGTTTGTTAAAGTAAAGATGATTTCTATTCATTTTATTAAAAATATCGCTGACGATCTATATGATTCCTTTCAAATTAGTTAGTAAACGTTTAATGGCTACCCTTGCGGTATCTAGTTCCTTGTTAGTCGGAATTCCTTATTTTGCCCTAGCCCAAAGTAACCCCGGATTGACTATTTTTAGTGGTGTTGAGCGTGAAAACATCCTCAACTATCACCTTGATTTTGGTGGCAGGGCTGGAAATTGGGATCGTTATCGTCTCAGGATTCCGGGTAATAGGTTAACTGAAGGGGTTTCCAAATTGTATGTCATCTATCCAGATTATTATACTGGTAGATTTGATGTCGATAGAATTGAAGTTAGGCAAAATAATCAAACTCTTCCATTGCGAGATGTAGTTTGGGATCAAGAAAGCAATTTTATCGAAATTGATTTAGAAGAACCTATATTAGAAAGTAGAGCCCTTGAAATTGTCATGTCCAATGTTCATAACCCCCGTTTTGGTGGTACCTTCTATTTTCAAGGACAGATGATGACCGCAGGACAAATTCCTATTCGTTTAAATATTGGTACTTGGATTTTAAGTATTAATTAATTTTCTTCGCAAAAAACCTTTAAATTTTGAGGGCGTAATATCTTACGTCCCAGTTTCTTTTTTGTAAGGATATTCACCTATATTATACTTAATAACATAAGTAGCTATTTAAAAATAAATCCATGACAGAAGAAAATAACGCTAATTCGACCTCAGCCAAAAAAACTCCTGCCAAGAAAAAAGAAAAGCCCCCTGCCATTGAAGATAAACCCTTTACCGAATTTATGGAAGAGCATTTTACTCCTTCCCTCAAAGATGCTTTTGCTAAACAGGGTATCGAAGAAATTGAGTTGGCTCTGCAAAAAGATAAAATTCCCGTATTGGGTTTGGAAAATAATCCTGAATGTTGGCAGTTACAAGGAAAATGGTGCGATCGCACCTTTGCCATTTATTTCCTAGAAGAAGATATAAAAGGACAAAAAGCATTTACCTGCACTGCTAACAGTAAAAAACCCAGTACCTTAGAATCATTTATGATCGATGAACGTCGGGTAAACCTAGATCTTTTGGTGTTATATACCCTACAACGCTTAAATGGTCAAAAATGGCTTTCTAGGAACTAATCTTGAGTCCAAATATGCTCACTGGGGGCGGGGAATGGGCAATGGGGAATTTATCAACGCTCACATCAACCCCCCCAAACGAATCCCTACCCCAAACACCACAAACAACACCCCTATAGTGGTAATCGCCACAATATGCCAAGCCAAAGAATTAAGGGTGTCAACGCTTAAGTTAGGAATAATAAATAATCTGGCATGAATTGCCAAAATTACCGTTAACAAGAGTAACCCCAACTTAATCACCACATAGCGAGACAAAAAAGAATCCCAAGCCCATAAACCCTGAAAATGGGGAAAATAAATCCACACCAATCCCAAACCCGTAACTATCTGTATCCCCAAAGCAATCAACCCCAACGTTTCAAAATTTTCCTCAAAATTTTCGATCAACTGAGGTTCTTTCTGTGTCCAAGCCTTGGGCAATACCATCACCGCTAAAATTAAATGTCCCCCCGTCCAGATAGTTGCACTTAGGGTATGGATTAATATCAATAGTTTAAAGATCATTTTTGTATATCATACTAAATCCTGTTTGAATAATATACTAATTAGGGCGGGGAACAGGGAACGGGGAACAGGCAAAAGATAACAATTGTTTATTGTCAATTGTTACACAGTGAACAATAGTAAACTTTACTAATCGGATTTGGTATCACTACATTATGTAATTTTTGCATTTAAAAGTCGTTTCTTTTGTGAAAACTTGCCCCAATTTTTTATTTTATATGTTAAACAATTAAAGATATTTTATTAATTTTTGTAAAAATCTTGAATGTTTTACGATGGCTTAATTGTAGCCTGAAACACCTTAAAATTAATAAAAATTAAAGATTGAATCCAAAAATTTTGTCTAAGATCATGGATAGGTCAAGAAAACTTAAATCAGAAAAAAACAGACATTAGATTGTTTCTTGTACCATGTGTTTTTTGCATAAACTTATCAAGTAAGATCTATGGCAGACTCTACAATTAACATAGCAACAAAGACAGAGCCACAATATAAACGCTGGGGATTACCCGCATGGCTCGTCTTTATCTGTGTGGTTACATTTACCGTACTACTATGTGCAGGAGCCGTAATTTATAAAAATGCTCCCCCCATCCCCGGTACAGTGGTATCTACGCAACAAGAAGTAATTTTAACCCATGAACAAATCGAACATGGACAAGTCACCTATTTAGGTAGGGGAGGGCAACACATCGGGAGTATTTGGGGACATGGAAGTTATCTCGCACCAGATTGGACAGCAGATGTTTTGCACCGTTGGGGTTTAGCCACGGCGGGGGTATTACATAACAACGATCCCAATTTTAGTCAAGAAGACTGGGAAGCCCTCGACAGGGTAGAACAAGCCATGTTACAGGCGGAGTTACAGCAAGAATTTAAGGCGAATCGTTATAGTAATGATACCGATACCCTTACCCTTACCTCTGCTCAAATCAAGGGTTTAGAACAAGTATTTGCAGATTATAAGCAACTATTAACCAACGGTTCCACAATTCATTCCATTCCCCAAGGATGGTTTAAAGATGATACCGAAATTCGTGATGTGACGGCGTTTTTTAGTTGGACTGCATGGGCAGCCTCTGCCAATCGCCCCAATGCTCCCTTTTCCTACACCGCCAATTTTCCCCATGATGATTTAATCGGAAACAATGCACCACCTCAGTTTATAATTTGGTCTATTGTTTCGGTTATTGTTTTAATTGCAGGGATTGCAGGGTTTATTTTTATTTACCTTACCCAAGAGGATGCAGAAGAAATTCAGGTGGTGGAAAGTCGCCCTTCTATTCGTATCGCTACCCCTAGCCAAAAAGCGACTACCCTTTTCTTTGGGGTTGCCATGGGGTTGTTTTGTGTACAGATGTTGATGGGTATGGTGACAGCCCATTATGCCGTGGAAGGGGATGGTTTTTATGGTGTACCGATTCAGAATTATCTACCCTATGCGGCTTCTCGTACATGGCACTTACAGTTAGCGGTGTTTTGGATTGCTACCTGTTGGTTAGCGGCGGGGTTATATTTTGCTCCCCGTTTCGGTAAAAATGAGCCGAAGTTTCAGGTATGGGGTAATAGTACCTTATTGGTAGCTTTAACCGTGGTGGTGGTAGGTTCTTTAATTGGTGGTTGGGCTAGTATTCAAGGTATTTTGGGCGGTGATCAGAGTTTCTGGTTTGGGCATCAAGGTTATGAATATGTGGAGTTAGGGCGATTATGGCAATTACTCCTTATTGGTGGGATGGTATTCTGGTTGTTTTTGATGTATCGTGCCTTAAAACCTGCCCTCAAGGCGGAGGGAAGCAAAACGGGCTTAAATCACTTTTTCCTATATAGTGCCATTACCATTCCTTTATTCTATGCCTCTGGTTTGATGTACACCAATCATACTCCTGTGAGTATTGCTGAGTATTGGCGTTGGTGGGTGGTACATCTTTGGGTAGAGGGCTTTTTTGAAGTATTTGCCACCGTGGCGATCGCCTATTTGTGCAGTGAATTAGGATTCTTGAAACGCTCATCCGCCCTTCGTGCTACCTATCTAACCACGATTCTTTATCTTGGTAGTGGGGTAATTGGTACACTACACCATCTCTATTTTGCTGGTACACCTGTATTTATTACTGCCATGGGTGCAGTGGCTTCGGCGTTGGAAGTAGTACCCTTAACCTTGATTGGTTTTGAGGTGTTAAAATCCATGCGGTTATCCCAAGAAGCCCAAGGATTTTATCGTTTACCCCTCAAGTTCTTTATTGCCACCTGTTTTTGGAATTTAATTGGGGCTGGGGTATTCGGATTTTTGATTAATCCTCCCATTGTGCTTTATTATTCCCAAGGTTTAAATACTACCCCTATTCATGCCCACTCCGCTTTGTATGGTGTTTACGGCTCCTTGGCGATCGCCCTTATGCTGTTTGCCCTACGAGAAATTACCCCCGATGAAGCATGGAGCGAAAAAGGCTTTAACTTCTCTTTTTGGTGGCTAAATATCGGCTTAGTGATGATGATGATTTTCGGGCTAATACCCAACGGATTTTATCAGTTAGTGCAATCGGTTAACCATGGTACATGGTACGCCAGAAGTGCCGAAGTCATTAGCTCAGGCTGGATGCGATGGACAGTGTGGCTAAGGATACCGGGAGATATTGTTTTCGCCATTGGTGCGGTGGTGTTAGTTATTTCCGTAATTAAAGCCATTTATGGCATTTTCCAACAACCTACCCAAGCCCAACCCGATGACATTCCCGTCATTACCTCCAAACTATAACAGTCGATCCAGAACTCAACTTATCTTAATGTTAGCCAGATCAAATAATGCAATTATTGCATAATATTCATAATAAGAGGGTAAAATATAGAAGATTTCCATAACCAAAAAAGAGGATGAGTCAAAAAGACACACATATCGAAGAAGCCGATCGCACCCTAAGACTAAAAAAACATCAACAACTATTCAACCTTCTTTCCATTGCCGCAGGACTAATCTTTTTACAGGGGTTTATGATTGCCCCCCTCATCCCCAGACTATCAGAAGTATTTAACGTTCCAGTCCAAGAAATCGGCTTTATCGTTCCTGCCTATATGCTCTCCTATGCCCTCATGGCACTATTTTATGGGCTATTATCAGATCGTTTTGGTCGTTGGTCAATTATTCGTCTCTCCCTGATTATTTTCGTAGTTTGTACCGCCCTCACCGCCACCTCCCAAAACGCAGGACAGATGGCAACATGGCGTTTATTAACAGGCATCGGAGCCAGTGGTGTAATACCCCTTACCTTTGCCCTCATCGGTGATTTATTCCCCTTTGATCAACGGGGAGTAAAACTAGGCTTAGTATTTGCCGCCATGGAAGGAGGTATGGCAGCAGGTTCGGCAGGGGGAGCTATTCTCGAACCCTACATCGGATGGCGTTGGCTTTTCCTCGGCACAGCTATCATGGCCGCCATAGTCCTTGTATTGTTAAATCCCTACGGGGCATTGTTTGATACCGCCAAAGCCGAAAAACTGCCCTCTATTCGCCAAATATTTAGGGGTTATAGCAAAGTTTTAGTAACTTTTCGGGGCAAAAGAACCTATAGTTATGTACTCTGGAATGGTGTTTATCACTCAGGGGTTTACACATGGCTAGGGTTATATTTATCCCAACGTTACGACATGGGAGCGTTAAATATCGGTTTAACTATCCTCGGTTATGGTATTCCCGGATTATTACTAAGTCCAGCCATTGGTAAAGCCGTAGATAAGTGGGGGAGAAGGTGGTTAATTCCCGCAGGATTAATCATGGCTGGGTTATCTGGATTATTTATGATCTTAAACATTCCCCCCTATATGACCACCATTTCTGTTTTAATTTTATCCCTCGGTTATGATCTCACTCAGCCCCTTTTCGTTGGTATCGTCACGGATTTGGGAGATGATGATAAATTGGGTCAAACCATGGGTTTAAAAGTATTTCTCTTATTTACAGGGTTTGGAGTTGGTAGTTTGATTTTTGGGGAATTACTCAATTTTGGCTTCGGTGTGAGTCTGGCTGTTTTTGGTTTCATTCAGCTAATTTCGGGATTAATTGCCATCCCCCTATTTTGGCGAGAAGTTCCTTGGAGTCAGTCTTCATCGTGATTTTTTTGTTGTTTCATGTCGGTGTTGGCAAAAAAGTGTTTTACCTTAAAAATGTCGCTTGAATGCCCCCGTTAAAATTCACAACAAAAATAAAACCCACAGAATTTAACGGGGGACGGGGCGTTGCTATCGGGGCGAATTCACTTCGCCCCACAGCCCCTCATGAAAAGCGACCAGCAAAAAAACATTCGTAGGATTGCACACAAGATAAAATCTTTGTGTTAAAATAAATCTTATGGCAATGTAAACACCATAAAGTTGTGCTAGTTATCGAAGCTAAATTATACGGAAACCAACCTCAAGACCAAAAATTAGATGAGATGATTCGCACTGCTAGTTTCGTGCGTAATTCTTGTATTCGCTATTGGATGGACCATAAGGGGGTTGGGCAGTATGATTTATCTCGCCTTTGTAAAGAATTAGCTAGTGAGTTTGAATGGGCAAAGAAACTCAATTCTATGGCTCGTCAAGCTAGTGCAGAAAGGGCTTGGGCTTCTATTAAACGGTTTTATGACAACTGTAAAAATCCATCTCTTAAGAAAAAAGGTTATCCTAAATTTAAGAAAGGTCGTTCTGTGGAGTACAAAACGACTGGATGGCAACTTTCTAAAGATGGAACTGCTATTAATTTTCGGGATGGATTTAAAGCAGGGTGGTTTAAAATGCGAGGTGGTTTTGACCTCAATTTCTACCAACTTAATCAAATTAAACGAGTTAGAGTTATTCGTCGTGCTGATGGATACTATTGTCAATTTTGTATTGACCAAGAAAGACAAGAGGATATTAAACCTAGTGGGAATGCTATCGGTTTAGATGTCGGTTTAAGTAGCTTTTATACAGATTCAAACGGTGTTAAAGTTAATAATCCAAGACATTTAAGAAAGTCTGAAAAGCAATTAAAAAGATTGCAAAGAAAAGTTAGCAAAAAGAAAAAAGGTAGTAATTCTCGTAAAAAAGCGATTAAGAAGTTAGGTAGAAAACACTTAAAAGTATCAAGGCAACGTAAAGACTGGCTTGTCAAATTAGCTCGGTGCGTGGTGTCATCTAACGATGTCGTAGCTTATGAGAAATTAACTGTTAAAAATATGGTCAAAAACCATTGTTTAGCTAAGAGTATAAATGATGCTTCTTGGAGAACTTTCTTTGATTGGTTAGAATACTATGGTAAAGTGATGGGCAAAGTTGTCTATGGTGTAAATCCACAATATACGAGTCAAGAATGTCCTCATTGTAAAGCCATAGTTAAGAAAACTCTATCTCAAAGAACCCATGTTTGCGAATGTGGTTGTGTAATGGATAGAGACGAAGCGGGGGCAATTAATATCTTAGCTAAAGCATTGAGAGAATTAAGTAGGGGTGGGCAATCCCAAACTTCCAGTCTGGAACTGGTAAACGCTAATGGACACATTAACCTCTGTCAACTGAGTGAAAACTTGATTGATAAGTTGGGTGGTTGAAGTTAGAATCCCTCACCATAATCTTTGATTTGGTGACGGGAGAATGTCAAATTGTAACATTCCCATGGATAAGGATAAAAATCCTCTTCTAATATGTACATTGCTACCGTAGACAACCAAAGAAAACTATCTTAAATAAATATAAAATTTTAAAATCAAGTTTTCACCATATCTATTAAAAAAAAAATCTCAATCTTTTGCTAGTAAATATATTTTTCCTTTTTTTAATATATTTAATTTTATATAAATAAAAGCTATTTTTTCATATTAAAAAAATAATTTTATACTTAAAAAGTAAATATTTTTGTACTAGATTGCTAAAGAAAAAAAAAGATGTATAATATAATGCCCAGCCATCAAAAGTACTAGGGGCGTACTATTAATGCACATTAACTAATTTATATACCCATGAATGAGATCACCGATATAAATGCGATCGCCACTAGCTCTAGTAAAAAATCTAATTATAATCATCAAAAAGAATCGGCGATCGCCCTGCTTTATAGTTGTGGAGAAGAAGATATAAACGAACTATTTTGGGAAAAAATATCAGAGCCATATCGCTCAATTTTAGAAGATTGTTATCTGGTAGCAGAAGATGGAAAGTTTACAAAATTAAGTCAGATTACTAATAACATTAAATACGATAAATTAAACTATATAAAACTAGGAGTACAACTCTACCAAGTAAAATATTACCGACTATATCAAGGAGTATATACTTCCTTCAAACAATACTGTGAGCAAGAGATTCACTATCCCCTCTGGCGTGCAAACAAAATAATAAAAGCCTCCAATGTAGCCATAAAACTAATCAAATATGGATTTAGAATTATTCCCCAAAATGAAGCCCAAGCCCGTCCCCTTGTCAAATTATCAGAACAAGAATTATACGAAAAATGGCAAGAAGTTTTAGACACCTACCCCTTCCATAGTATTACAGCAAAAAAATTAAAAAATTAATTTATGGAGAAAAACATCCCGAAAAAGGAACCCTAAAACTGCCCCTAACAGTTTTAGAAGATATTGAAAATAAAGCCCTAGAAAATGGTATTTCTGTAGGAGAATTATTAACCAAAGTATTTAGGGGAGAATTAATCATTCATCAAGATGGACAATTGGAATATTCATCAGCAAAAGAAGAAGAAACCATAGAAAAAATCCCCCTCCAAAGTATTGAAAAATGGCAGGAAGATTTGCAAAATATCTCCCTACAAGAAGATAATAAAATAGATGACTTTGCCGAAGAATTAGCAGAAAAAATAAAAAATACTGTAGTAGATTTTAAATCAGTCATTAAAAAGTGTTTTATAAACTCTTTCTTTGCCAAAGCCGTAAATAATTGACAAACTTAATGGAGTAAATATAACCCCATCTAAAAAGGTTATATCTACCCCATGGATCGATAATCAAATTAATAACTAATATCCCCTCTCATCGGGGTTTTTTCTAGGTAGAAAAAGACTTGCCACAACCGCAGGTTTGATTGGCATTGGGGTTGGTAAACTGGAAACCCCCACCAATCATTGCATCGCTATAATCTAACATTAACCCATAAAGATATAACAGGCTTTTGCGATCGCACACTATTTTAAAACCATCATAATCAAACACATCATCCTGTTCAGTAACATTATTAATATTTTCAAAATCCATCATATAAGACATCCCAGAACAACCGCCCTGTCTGACTCCTACCCGCAAACAA
The sequence above is a segment of the Cyanobacterium stanieri PCC 7202 genome. Coding sequences within it:
- a CDS encoding cobalamin synthesis protein P47K (PFAM: CobW/HypB/UreG, nucleotide-binding domain; Cobalamin synthesis protein cobW C-terminal domain~COGs: COG0523 Putative GTPase (G3E family)~InterPro IPR003495:IPR011629~KEGG: cyh:Cyan8802_0888 cobalamin synthesis protein P47K~PFAM: cobalamin synthesis protein P47K; cobalamin synthesis CobW domain protein~SPTR: Cobalamin synthesis protein P47K), translating into MVAMASNSTIPVTVLTGYLGAGKTTLLNRILTHEHGKKVAVIVNEYGEVGIDNQLVIDADEEIFEMNNGCICCTVRGDLIRIIGNLMKRRHKFDHIVIETTGLADPAPVIQTFFVDEDMQEKLLLDAVVTVIDAKHIQQHWDAHEAEEQIAFADIILLNKTDLVSAEELKELEAKIKGMNRMAKIYHTQNSAVEMDKILGVKAFDLSNALEVDPEFLGEEAHEHDNSVYSIAMVEEKPIDTNKLKSWIGEVLRTQGVDIFRMKGIINGQGMDQRLVFQGVHMIFDGTIDRPWKPEEKRRSELVFIGRNLDEEGLRKGFLSCIA
- a CDS encoding GAF sensor signal transduction histidine kinase (PFAM: Histidine kinase-, DNA gyrase B-, and HSP90-like ATPase; GAF domain; His Kinase A (phosphoacceptor) domain~COGs: COG0642 Signal transduction histidine kinase~InterProIPR003018:IPR003661:IPR003594:IPR005467:IPR 004358~KEGG: cyp:PCC8801_2091 GAF sensor signal transduction histidine kinase~PFAM: ATP-binding region ATPase domain protein; histidine kinase A domain protein; GAF domain protein~SMART: ATP-binding region ATPase domain protein; histidine kinase A domain protein; GAF domain protein~SPTR: Sensor protein) gives rise to the protein MMIVDKIEYNCRDISTLGAELVFTQDQEGNYISFFWQPTEDISLSYNNPPSHNCIDFLCPLPLAPYLERIRRVMARRIPEQCHYILNYRGKDFPFELIISPIIDPYGEVNRVLVMGHRLQFEELALTSPSSLPTNPDPFQQVLTRIARNIRSTLDLDTIGKQTVDSIGEALQVSRCLLLVPSPQAEVVLVKAEYCLPAYESMLGCTFDVDKHLCLQEALSSQKPCAYHDFQFNGFQCQSSLVVGTFYQKEFNSILVLHQCDRPRHWNVGEVELIQELADQVGTAIAHATIYKKLEEANQEAEEASRLKSEFLASTSHELRTPLNGMLGFLQLVLDDMADTKEEEREFISQAYNSALHLLNLINDILDIARIEANKIEFKFEQISLNQICEEVAKFAHNQAVRKKIDFNINLPPTYDPIIIYSDYQRLLQIMFNLVGNSLKFTHQGSISISAEIISKPLEFRDEQLPGFVKISVEDTGIGVSLEKQDNLFEKFYQVDGSRTKAYGGTGLGLAISKRLIETMGGKISFYSMGEDLGSTVTLTVPLMQLPIIKE
- a CDS encoding hypothetical protein (KEGG: cyc:PCC7424_1119 hypothetical protein~SPTR: Putative uncharacterized protein;~manually curated), which produces MNNETLSTARGSEKVELSLHLDSDLVEKIKHLSNDPSRIVETALKEWLKGERQQDDDLTRSLRRNPPVPPRGEWND